The Deltaproteobacteria bacterium genomic interval ACAGCTCGCGCTTGGTGTCGAGATCCTCGGGCACCGCCTCGAGCAGGATGTCGGCGGCCTTCAGATCCTCGAGCGCCGAGATGCCGCGGACGCGGCCGAGCGCCGCGTCGTGGTCGGCTTGCGAGATCTTCTCCTTGGCGAGCAGCCTCCCGAAGCCCTTCTTGATCGCCGCCAGGCCCTTGTCGACCGAGGCCTGCTTGCGATTCCAGAACAGCACCGAGAAGCCCGACTGCGCCGCGACCTGCGCCAGACCCGCACCCATCGTTCCGGTTCCGAGAACGCCCAGGGTCTTCATCAGATCAGCTCCACCGCGAGCGCCACCGCTTCGCCGCCGCCGATGCAGAGCGTCGCTATGCCGCGCCGCTTGCCTCGGTCGCGGAGCGCGTGCAGGAGCGTCACCAGCACGCGCGCGCCCGAGCAGCCGATCGGGTGTCCGAGCGCGACCGCGCCGCCGTGCACGTTCACGGTCTCCGGGTCGATCCCGTGCTCCTTCACCGCCGCCATCGTCACGCCCGAGAAGGCCTCGTTGATCTCGTAGAGATCCCAGTCGCCAGGCTTCGTGCCCGTTTTCGCGTAGAGCTTCGCGAGCGCGTGAACCGGCGCGATCGTGAACCACTCCGGCTCCACCGCCGCGGTCGCGTCGGCGACGATTCGCGCGAGCTTGGGCAGGCCGAGCTCGATC includes:
- a CDS encoding thiolase family protein — translated: GGNGQIIDTMIHDGLWDPYKNFHMGNCGDMVAAKYGFSREDQDAFAAESYRRARAAQASGKFKAEIVPVEIAGKKGSVVVDQDEEPGRGDPSKFAGLRAAFSKDGTVTAANASSINDGAAALVVTSAEKAIELGLPKLARIVADATAAVEPEWFTIAPVHALAKLYAKTGTKPGDWDLYEINEAFSGVTMAAVKEHGIDPETVNVHGGAVALGHPIGCSGARVLVTLLHALRDRGKRRGIATLCIGGGEAVALAVELI